In one Aeromicrobium erythreum genomic region, the following are encoded:
- a CDS encoding EamA family transporter, which produces MSGLEVRPAPSPPAQASLVGLTLLAAIAPLVWGTTYVVTTEMLPPDRPLTAGFLRAAVAGLLLLAIAPGVPPVGWRLRTVVLGVLNIGAFFPLLFISAYRLPGGLAAVVGSLQPLIIAALTATLGWRQPPRRQVALAVVAAAGVALMTVTSRTTVDAWGLTAAIAGTASMAVGILLSSRWRLPAGYRPLTCTAWQLVVGGVVIAPLVPFTDSGALVLDGAAVLGYLWLALVGGAIGYGVWLHGARQLPPASTALLGMLSPLMAAVLGWVVLGQSLDPLQCLGFALALGGAASGQLVGLRAARRDRGAH; this is translated from the coding sequence ATGAGTGGGTTGGAGGTGCGTCCCGCGCCGTCGCCGCCGGCGCAGGCATCGCTCGTCGGCCTGACGCTGCTGGCGGCGATCGCGCCGCTCGTGTGGGGCACCACCTACGTCGTCACGACGGAGATGCTGCCGCCCGATCGTCCACTGACGGCAGGCTTCCTCCGCGCCGCGGTCGCGGGTCTGCTGTTGCTCGCGATCGCACCGGGCGTGCCACCTGTCGGTTGGCGACTGCGCACCGTGGTGCTGGGGGTGCTCAACATCGGAGCCTTCTTCCCGCTGCTGTTCATCAGCGCGTATCGACTCCCTGGTGGACTGGCCGCCGTCGTCGGATCGCTGCAGCCTCTCATCATCGCCGCGCTCACCGCGACGCTCGGTTGGCGACAGCCGCCCCGGCGGCAGGTGGCGCTCGCCGTGGTCGCGGCCGCCGGCGTGGCGCTCATGACCGTCACCTCGCGCACGACCGTCGACGCCTGGGGACTCACGGCAGCGATCGCCGGCACGGCGAGCATGGCGGTCGGGATCCTGCTCTCGAGCCGCTGGCGCCTCCCTGCCGGGTACCGCCCGCTCACGTGCACGGCATGGCAGCTCGTCGTCGGGGGCGTGGTGATCGCGCCCCTCGTGCCGTTCACCGACAGCGGCGCCCTCGTGCTCGACGGGGCGGCGGTCCTGGGCTACCTGTGGCTCGCTCTCGTCGGTGGTGCCATCGGGTACGGCGTCTGGCTGCACGGCGCGCGGCAGCTGCCGCCGGCAAGCACCGCGCTGCTGGGGATGCTCAGCCCGCTGATGGCCGCAGTGCTCGGCTGGGTCGTGCTCGGTCAGTCCCTCGATCCCCTGCAGTGCCTGGGCTTCGCGCTGGCCCTCGGCGGGGCTGCGTCGGGCCAGCTCGTCGGTCTGCGTGCGGCGCGCCGCGACCGCGGAGCCCACTGA
- the upp gene encoding uracil phosphoribosyltransferase — protein MTVDHLIAQSTPHPPAALAGTLVGSAAVPDAVAALPLRLTCLSRTAGLVHLHASARDHTAEQSGFVRAARRIIRLVLEEALAVRRHEPHLVRTPLGATFAGATPRAPQLTAVSVPRAGDAMEHELREIVPDTRFGKILIQRDPVTTQPQLFYAKLPRLTRGHDVILLDPMMATSGTVQLALSTLLDAGVLLEDVILANVLTCPSALERLAQAAPGLRVVTSFVDERLTDQAFMHPGIGDFGDRFYGTTA, from the coding sequence ATGACCGTGGACCACCTGATCGCCCAGTCGACCCCCCACCCGCCCGCGGCTCTCGCCGGGACCCTCGTCGGATCGGCGGCCGTGCCCGACGCCGTCGCGGCGCTCCCGTTGCGACTTACCTGCTTGTCGCGGACTGCCGGCCTGGTGCACCTGCACGCGTCGGCCCGCGACCACACGGCCGAGCAGTCCGGGTTCGTGCGAGCCGCTCGCCGCATCATCCGGCTCGTGCTAGAGGAGGCCCTCGCGGTCCGACGGCACGAGCCGCACCTGGTGCGCACCCCGCTCGGGGCGACCTTCGCCGGCGCCACTCCCCGTGCGCCTCAGCTCACGGCGGTCTCGGTACCGCGTGCCGGCGACGCGATGGAGCACGAGCTGCGGGAGATCGTCCCGGACACCAGATTCGGCAAGATCCTGATCCAGCGCGATCCGGTGACCACGCAGCCGCAGCTGTTCTACGCGAAGCTTCCGCGACTGACCCGCGGACACGACGTCATCCTGCTGGACCCGATGATGGCCACGTCCGGCACGGTGCAGCTCGCGCTCAGCACCCTCCTGGATGCCGGTGTGCTGCTCGAGGACGTGATCCTCGCCAACGTCCTCACCTGCCCGTCGGCGCTAGAGCGACTGGCACAGGCAGCCCCCGGTCTGCGCGTCGTCACCAGCTTCGTGGACGAACGGCTCACCGACCAGGCATTCATGCACCCCGGCATCGGCGACTTCGGTGACCGCTTCTACGGCACGACCGCATGA
- a CDS encoding HAD family hydrolase yields the protein MTTPARASLTASGHVECVLFDLDGTLLDTPRAIASELAAAVGNATGTALSEEAARRLIGLPLDVMVARLAPGATLPERAEAVAEYRRRFRERIVPAAASLLYPGVLDGVAQLKDAGLSLAVVTSKYHDSAVAILDAAGICDAFSVVVGADDVQHPKPHAEHALQALRALGRDADVSVVVGDTAHDVQMARAAGMHCVGLDHGVDPAETLWAAGAHDVLSHLDALTLLLLDHAPTRT from the coding sequence ATGACCACGCCGGCGCGCGCCTCGCTGACCGCGTCGGGCCACGTGGAGTGCGTGCTCTTCGACCTCGACGGCACGCTGCTCGACACGCCGCGAGCCATCGCCAGCGAGCTGGCGGCGGCCGTGGGCAACGCCACGGGGACTGCACTTTCTGAAGAGGCAGCGCGCCGCCTCATCGGCCTGCCGCTCGACGTGATGGTCGCTCGGCTCGCTCCCGGCGCGACGCTGCCGGAGCGTGCCGAGGCGGTCGCGGAGTACCGGCGCCGGTTCCGTGAGCGGATCGTGCCCGCGGCCGCGAGCCTGCTCTACCCGGGCGTCCTCGACGGCGTCGCGCAGTTGAAGGACGCCGGCCTGTCGCTGGCCGTCGTGACGAGCAAGTACCACGACAGCGCCGTCGCGATCCTCGACGCCGCCGGGATCTGCGATGCCTTCTCCGTCGTGGTCGGTGCGGACGACGTGCAGCACCCGAAGCCGCATGCTGAGCACGCCCTCCAGGCTCTCCGTGCCCTCGGCCGTGATGCCGACGTCAGTGTCGTGGTGGGCGACACCGCACACGACGTCCAGATGGCTCGGGCTGCGGGAATGCACTGCGTGGGCCTCGACCACGGAGTCGACCCGGCCGAGACCCTGTGGGCGGCGGGAGCTCACGACGTGCTGTCGCACCTCGACGCGCTGACCCTTCTCCTGCTCGACCACGCCCCGACGAGGACCTGA
- a CDS encoding pseudouridine-5'-phosphate glycosidase, protein MTRSTLTTPRAALAIRRSDDLKVPIRLGEEVRAALDDGRPVVALETNVTANGLPGPRRVAAGLECERRVRASGAVPASLAVLDGTVVVGLVQHEHERLAEGARKIGSRELAATVASRGSGATTISAAMAVAELTGIDVVASAGLGGVHRDYGDTMDVSADLHQLARSRVVVVSAGVKSVLDIARTLEFLETRGVPVIGYRCDDFPAFLCRSSGLPNPQRIDDPQVLADAIRLHRTLPGTGSVLVTHPIAVDDALDEQEVGAAIERALVRAAAEGVRGAAVTNFLTREVAAATVGRSSVANEAVVLQVAAVGAEVAAALAVTPPRQAR, encoded by the coding sequence ATGACCCGATCCACGCTCACGACACCACGCGCTGCACTGGCGATCCGGCGATCCGACGACCTGAAGGTCCCGATCCGTCTCGGAGAGGAGGTACGCGCGGCGCTGGACGACGGACGGCCGGTCGTCGCGCTCGAGACGAATGTGACCGCCAACGGCCTCCCGGGGCCTCGACGGGTCGCCGCAGGTCTGGAGTGCGAGCGTCGCGTCCGCGCTTCAGGAGCCGTGCCGGCGAGCCTGGCCGTCCTCGACGGAACGGTCGTGGTCGGGCTGGTCCAGCACGAGCACGAACGGCTCGCGGAGGGGGCGCGCAAGATCGGGAGCCGTGAGCTCGCCGCCACCGTGGCGAGCAGGGGGTCAGGCGCCACGACGATCTCCGCGGCCATGGCCGTAGCGGAGCTGACGGGCATCGACGTCGTTGCCTCCGCGGGACTCGGCGGAGTGCACCGGGACTACGGCGACACCATGGACGTGTCCGCCGACCTGCACCAGCTCGCGCGGTCGCGTGTCGTGGTCGTCTCGGCCGGGGTGAAGTCGGTGCTCGACATCGCGCGAACCCTGGAGTTCCTCGAGACCAGGGGCGTGCCCGTCATCGGGTACCGCTGCGACGACTTTCCTGCGTTCCTCTGCCGGTCCAGCGGTCTGCCCAACCCCCAGCGCATCGACGATCCGCAGGTGCTGGCCGACGCGATCCGTCTGCACCGGACGCTGCCGGGTACGGGCTCGGTCCTCGTGACCCATCCCATCGCGGTGGACGACGCGCTCGACGAGCAGGAGGTCGGTGCGGCCATCGAACGCGCGCTCGTTCGGGCCGCCGCCGAGGGCGTCCGGGGCGCGGCAGTGACGAACTTCCTCACCCGGGAGGTCGCCGCCGCGACCGTTGGTCGGTCCTCCGTCGCGAACGAGGCCGTCGTGCTGCAGGTCGCCGCCGTCGGCGCCGAGGTGGCCGCGGCACTCGCCGTGACCCCGCCGCGGCAGGCGCGATGA